A stretch of Allostreptomyces psammosilenae DNA encodes these proteins:
- a CDS encoding MnhB domain-containing protein, with amino-acid sequence MSRRTDPGHDLPDDSPRRPPGGHGPTRPEGGPYPLLNVVNRLVFHTILVFSLYLLLTGHNTPGGGFAGGLVAGCAFVLRYTAGGEREVATAAPIEPVVLVGGGLLLAVLEAAAPLAAGGAVLESGYTTVRLPVFGEVALVSALLFDTAVYLLVVGVVLTVLRFLGSGIDEQSDPEDESREAAEP; translated from the coding sequence GTGAGCCGGCGCACCGACCCGGGCCACGACCTGCCGGACGACTCCCCGCGCCGGCCCCCGGGGGGCCACGGGCCGACGCGCCCGGAGGGCGGCCCGTACCCCCTGCTGAACGTGGTCAACCGGCTGGTCTTCCACACCATCCTGGTCTTCTCCCTCTACCTGCTGCTCACCGGGCACAACACCCCCGGCGGGGGCTTCGCGGGCGGGCTGGTCGCCGGTTGCGCCTTCGTGCTGCGGTACACCGCCGGCGGGGAACGGGAGGTGGCCACGGCGGCGCCGATCGAGCCCGTCGTGCTGGTGGGCGGCGGGCTGCTGCTGGCCGTGCTGGAGGCGGCGGCCCCGTTGGCGGCCGGCGGCGCGGTGCTGGAGTCCGGCTACACGACCGTGCGCCTGCCGGTCTTCGGCGAGGTGGCGCTGGTCAGCGCCCTGCTGTTCGACACCGCCGTCTACCTGCTGGTGGTCGGCGTGGTGCTGACCGTGCTGCGCTTCCTGGGCAGCGGAATCGACGAGCAG